In Nitrosomonas stercoris, the genomic stretch ATAAAATACACGAGCAACTGAACAACGTTACACAGGAACTCAACCAGATTAGCTTCAGTGTTACTGAACGCGTCGTACCGGGAGCACCAACTAATAGCATACTATCCTTGGCCGAAGAGGCTTTTGTCGACTTAATCGCCATGTCTACGCACGGTAGAACCGGCTTACGGCGAGTATTACTGGGCAGTGTAGCAGATGAAGTCGTATGTAATGCACGCCCCCCGATATTTTTAACACCTGCCGCCATCACAGCACCACCAAAATTTACCCCACGTACCATTCTGTTACCACTGGACGGCACAGCGCTAGCTGAAGCAGCCATTCCTATCGCCCAACAATTCGCACAAAATACTGGTGCCACATTGTCATTCATCCGTATTCTTGACTCTAATTACTCTGAACACGAACAATCTGCTAATCAAACTGATACAACTAAGCAAGCCACTTCACAACAAGCAACTCGTTATCTAGAACAGATAAAGCTACGACTACAATTAGCGAATGTCACCTCACGCTACCAGATTACATCAGGTGATCCCGCCGTAGCTATTATTCGTGCCTCACATACGGAACAAGCTGATTTAATTGTAATGAGCACACATGGACGCTCAGGTGTGGGGCGCATTATTCATGGCAGCGTCACCAGACAAATTATTGGTAGTGCGATTTGTCCTTTAGTGCTAATCCGTGGAATCCTACCCGTTGAAGTGTACGATGCTAGCCACAATCAAGCATTTTCGACCTATGCCAGTTAATCTATAATCGTTTTGCCACATTAAAAAAGTGCATTAACTGCCTCTTCTACCCGCTGCACCGGAACAATCTCAATCCCCTGAATTAATTGTTTAGCTTGATTAGCTTTAGGAATAATCGCTCGAGTAAATCCCAGTTTGGCTGCTTCTTTAATTCGTTCCTGTCCACGCTGCACCGGGCGAATTTCTCCCGCTAATCCTACTTCCCCAAATACCACTGTTTTTTCAGGCAACATCCTATTTTTCAAGGATGAAACAATCGCCAGCATGACTGCCAAATCTGCACCTGGCTCAGTAATCTTCACACCACCCACAGCATTAATAAAAATATTTTGATCAAAACAAGGTATCCCAGCATGACGATGTAACACTGCAAGCAACATAGCCAGCCGGTTTTGTTCAAGTCCAACACTTAGCCGGCGCGGATTGGCTCCGTGTGTTTCGTCTACCAGAGCCTGGATTTCCACCAGTAAAGGGCGCGTTCCCTCTTGCGTTACCATGACACAAATACCCGGTACACGTATGCTATGCTGCGATAGAAATAAAGCAGAAGGATTACCTACCTCTCGCAATCCTTTCTCAGTCATCGCAAACACGCCTAGTTCGTTAACTGCGCCAAAACGATTTTTGAATGCGCGAATTAAACGAAAAGTGGAATGTGTATCTCCTTCAAAATACAACACTGTATCTACCATGTGTTCCAAAATACGAGGGCCCGCCAGCGCGCCTTCTTTCGTAACATGTCCAACTAATACAATACACGTACCGCTACTTTTGGCAAATTGCGTCAAACGTGCTGAACATTCACGCACTTGCGCCACCGAACCAGGCGCAGATTGTAATGATTCAGAATGAATCGTCTGAATTGAATCAATGATTGCCACACGAGGGCGATACTCAGCCAAAGCAGCATGAATAGCTTCCAAACGAATTTCGGTGAGCAACTGAACTTTAGTAACATCCAATTGCAATCTTTTTGCTCGCAACGCAACCTGTTGCATGGATTCTTCACCACTGACATACAACACTTGATGTGCCTCCGACATCGCAGAAAGTGCTTGTAATAATAGGGTCGATTTACCTATCCCTGGGTCCCCTCCCAGTAAAACCACACCCCCTTGCACCAACCCACCACCTAATACCCGATCAAACTCAGTTGATCCAGTTAAAAAACGCGGCGTATCCTCTATTTCAACATCACTTAAATTTAATACCTGTCCTCGCGCAGAAGCTGGAATAAAATGCGGAGCACTTTTCTCCTGCACAGTCTCAATTAAAGTATTCCACTCGTGGCAATGCAAACATTGGCCTTGCCATTTCAACGCTTGACCACCGCAAGCACTACAAATATAAACAGTTTTGGACTTCGCCATCAGTCAACTATGAAATCTTCAAATA encodes the following:
- a CDS encoding DNA repair protein RadA — protein: MAKSKTVYICSACGGQALKWQGQCLHCHEWNTLIETVQEKSAPHFIPASARGQVLNLSDVEIEDTPRFLTGSTEFDRVLGGGLVQGGVVLLGGDPGIGKSTLLLQALSAMSEAHQVLYVSGEESMQQVALRAKRLQLDVTKVQLLTEIRLEAIHAALAEYRPRVAIIDSIQTIHSESLQSAPGSVAQVRECSARLTQFAKSSGTCIVLVGHVTKEGALAGPRILEHMVDTVLYFEGDTHSTFRLIRAFKNRFGAVNELGVFAMTEKGLREVGNPSALFLSQHSIRVPGICVMVTQEGTRPLLVEIQALVDETHGANPRRLSVGLEQNRLAMLLAVLHRHAGIPCFDQNIFINAVGGVKITEPGADLAVMLAIVSSLKNRMLPEKTVVFGEVGLAGEIRPVQRGQERIKEAAKLGFTRAIIPKANQAKQLIQGIEIVPVQRVEEAVNALF